The Sphingomonas sp. G-3-2-10 DNA window CCTGGCAACGTACGACAATGGGGGCGGCACGAGAGCGTTTTGAGGAGCCGCCGGATCGCCCGCCCGGGAGTCCGTGCCGGACCGGACCCAAAATCGATTGTTGCTGCCTGCGCCGCACCCCATATCTGATCCGGGAGGAACCGCATGGCGCTCAGGCTCAACTGTGTCGAACCGCTGACCGCCATCGCCATCGGCGCGGGCGCCTGTGCGCTGGCGCCGCTCGACGCGGGGCTGACCGCGGGCGCGATCATCGGCGGCACCGGCCTGCTCGCACGCATCCGCGAAAATTCGCGCAAGGCGGGCCTGGACGATGTGGCGATCGTCGAGCGGCTCCAGAAGCAGATCCTGCGCGAATGGGAACGGTGGGAATCGACGCCCGAACGCCGCGATGCCGTCACGCGCGCCGATGCCGCGATGACCCGGCTGCTGCCGGCAGTGATGCTGACTCGCGAGGAACTGGCGGCCACGGCCACCATGTCGAGCATCGAGGCCTATCCGGTCGTCGCTGCGGCAAGGATCGTCGACGAGCTGGGCAATCACGAGAGCATGTTCGCTCCGCCTGCCGATGATCGCGAGGCCAGTCTGGAACGCCTGTTCGCTCTTGAAGTCGTCGAGCGCGCATTGCGCGCGGCCAAGGACGACAAGGATTATGCGATCCTGCTCACGCTCGACATCGCGATCGAGGTCGGCCGGGCGCTTGCCGGGGTCTCGCAGCAGATCGATGAATCCACCGAAACCCTGTCCCGCAAGATCGACGACGGCCTGGCGGCGGTCCAGAAATCGCTGGGTGGCGAGTACGAAAAACTCTCGCAACAGGCGCTTCGCGGCGCGGTCGCCCGCTTCATCACCTTCCGTCCAAACGCGCCGACCAGCGAAGTCGTCGAAGCCGTCGATCGCTTCATTCCCGAATATGACGCCCTGCGCGAGCGTGTCGCGTTGCTCGACGCGAACGACAATCGACTGAAGGGCGCGCAGCAGGCGGCATCCGAAGCGCTCGATCGTGGAGACCTCGACGCTGCCCGCCAGCATCTCCGCGAAGCGGTGCTCATCCAGGGCGAGCGGACCGCGGAGGCGGTCCGGCAAGAGGCGCAGACTTTATCCGAGCTGGCGAGTGCCGACCTGCTCGCGCTGGACTGGCAGAGCGCCTACGCGAACTGGAAGGACGCCGGCGCGAAGCTGACGCCCTATGACGCGGGAGCCGCTGGCGCACTGATGGCTGCGGCAGGGCTTCATTTGCGGAAGCACGGACTTGATTTCGGATCGATGGGCGCGCTTTCCGCAGCTGCTGCGATCTGGCGGCTGCTTCGAGATCAGGCCCTTGCGCGCGGGGACACGGCCGGTGCGGCGGGCTGCTCCAACAATCTCGGCGATGTTCTGAGCAGCCAGGGCGAGCGCGCCGGAGGGGAGGCAGGCCTCGCCTTTCTTGCCGAAGCGGCGAATGTACTGCGCGAAGCCCTGTCGCTCTGCGAGCAGATTTCAGCATCCGAACTGTCAGCCACATTGCAGGTAAGTCTGGGCAATGCGTTGCGTGAGTTGGGCAGCCGAACGTCGGATAAAGCCGGTTTCGATCTGCTGATGCAGGCCGCGGCGACATATCAGGCGGCGATGAAGGTATATACCAAGAAGGCGCATCCGCTTAACTGGGCGGGGTGCAACAACAACCTTGGAATCGCCCTCGAAGCTGCAGGGGACCGCATGAGCGGCTCCACGGGTCTTTCACTCATCACTGCAGCGATCGCCGCATCGATTGCGGCCCTCAGCCTCGGACGGAGCGCGTTTGACGAGGCCCAATGGGCTATCTTCAATACCAATTTCGGCAATGCGCTATGCGCCAGGGCGCAACGCACCAGCCTGGAGGTAAGTCGATTCGACCTTGCGCTGGCGGCGCTTGCCTTTCGCGATACCCTGGCTGCCTATACCGAGGTTGAAACGCCGGCGAGTTGGGCGATGACGCAGAACAACCTCGGCATCATTCTCAGGATGCAAGGCGCCCAGACGCCCGGCGACGAAGGGGTCGAGCTCATCTGGCAAGCTGTACACGCATTTGAGGCGGCACTGAGAATCCGCACCGAAAAGGCGGTCCCGTTCAAATGGGCAATGACCCAGAACAATCTCGGCGCCGCCCTCGGGACTCTTGGCCAGCGCGTGGAGGGTGAAGCCGGGATCGAAATCCTCGCGCGGGGGATCGCCGCCTTCAAGGCCGCCATGACGGTCTATGATCCGATGTCGGCGCAATGGGCGATGACGGGGGAGAATATCGCCCGGATGCACGAGGTGATCGCAGAGCGTTCCACCGATCCGCTTCCCGGGCTCAAGGCTGCGGAACAAGCCCTGATCGAGGCTCTGTCGGCATTTTCCCCGGAGCACATGGCCTATTATCACAACAAGGCCAGCGCCAGCCTCGCGCGCGTCCGCGAGAAGATCGCGGCCATCGAAGCCTGATTCCCTCCGCCAGCTTGAACTGTCCCGCGCGCGCACCCAATTTCACCGGCGGCCGCCCCTCGGCTTGCCCCCGGAACATCAATAGAACATATAGGCCTCATGTCCCTGACCCATATCTCCGTCCGCGGCGCGCGTGAGCACAATCTCAAGGGCGTCGATATCGACATTCCCCGCGATACGCTGACGGTGATCACCGGCCTCTCCGGCTCGGGCAAATCCTCGCTCGCCTTCGACACCATCTATGCCGAGGGTCAGCGCCGCTACGTCGAGTCGCTCTCGGCCTATGCGCGCCAGTTCCTCGAGATGATGCAGAAGCCCGACGTCGATCATATCGAGGGCCTCTCCCCCGCCATCTCGATCGAACAGAAGACCACCAGCCGCAATCCGCGCTCCACGGTCGCCACGGTCACCGAGATCTACGACTATATGCGCCTGCTCTGGGCGCGCGTCGGCATTCCGTACAGCCCGGCCACCGGCCTCCCCATCGCCGCGCAGACCGTGTCGCAGATGGTCGACCGCGTGCTGGCCCTGCCCGAAGGCACCCGCCTGCTCCTCCTCGCCCCCGTCGTGCGCGGCCGCAAGGGCGAGTATCGCAAGGAGCTGGCCGAGTGGCAGAAGGCGGGCTTCACCCGCGTCCGCATCGACGGCGAGACCATGCTGATCGAGGACGCCCCCGCGCTCGACAAGAAGTTCAAGCACGACATCGAAGTGGTGGTCGACCGCCTCGTCGTTCGCGACGATATCGCCACCCGCCTGGCCGAGAGCTTCGAACAGGCGCTCAAGCTTGCCGACGGCCTCGCTTATGTCGATCTGGTCGACACGACGGTCGCCGAACTCGCCGGCAATCGCGTCAAGGAAGCTCCCCAGGCCTTCGCCGCCGAAGGCGGGATGAAGGGCGCCGGCATCCCCGACAACCGCATCGTCTTCTCCGAGAAGTTCGCCTGCCCCGTCTCCGGCTTCACCATCGCCGAGATCGAGCCGCGCCTGTTCTCGTTCAACGCCCCGCAGGGCGCCTGCCCCGCGTGCGACGGTCTGGGCGAGAAGTTGGTGTTCGACGAGGATCTCGTCGTCCCCAATCACGACCTGACCATCAAGAAGGGCGCGATCGTCCCCTGGGCCAAGTCGCAGCCGCCCAGCCCCTATTACATGCAGGTCCTGGGCAGCCTCGCCCGCGAATTCGGCTTCAGCCTCGACACGCCGTGGAAGGACCTGCCCGGCGAGGTCCAGCTGATCGTCCTCCACGGCACCGGCGGCAAGCCCGTCACCCTCACCTTCGTCGACGGCAAGAAGTCGTACGACGTGCGCAAGCCGTTCGAGGGCGTCATCGGCAATCTCAACCGCCGGATGCTCTCCACCGAAAGCGCGTGGATGCGCGAGGAGCTTGCCAAATATCAGGCGTCGCATCCGTGCGAGACGTGCGACGGCGCCCGCCTCAAGCCCGAGGCGCTGGCGGTGAAGGTCGCCATGCGCGACATCTCCAGCGTCACCCGCCTCTCGGTGGTCGACGCGCTCGCCTGGTTCGCCACCCTGCCCGATCAGCTCACGCCGCAGAGCCGCGAGATCGCCCGCGCCATCCTCAAGGAGATCGACGAGCGCCTCGGCTTCCTCAACAATGTCGGCCTCGACTATCTCAACCTCGACCGCACCAGCGGCACCCTGTCGGGCGGCGAGAGCCAGCGCATCCGCCTCGCCTCGCAGATCGGCTCGGGCCTGTCGGGCGTGCTCTACGTCCTCGACGAGCCCTCGATCGGCCTCCACCAGCGCGACAACGACATGCTGCTCGCCACGCTGCGCCGCCTGCGCGACCTCGGCAACACCGTGCTCGTCGTCGAGCATGACGAGGACGCGATCCGCACCGCCGATTACGTCATCGATATGGGCCCCGGCGCGGGCGTCCACGGTGGCGAGATCGTCGCGCATGGCAGCTTCGAACAGGTCCTCGCCACGCAAGGCAGCGTCACCGCCGATTATCTCAACGGCACCCGCCGCATCGAGGTGCCCGCGAAGCGCCGCAAGGGGACGGCCAGGAAGCTGACGGTGCACAATGCCACCGCCAACAATCTGACCGGCGTCACCGCGTCGATCCCGCTCGGCACCTTCACCTGCATCACCGGCGTCTCCGGCTCGGGCAAGTCGAGCTTCACCATCGACACGCTCTACGCCGCCGCCGCGCGCCAGCTCAACGGCGCCCGCGTCCTCGCCGGCAAGCATGACAAAATCACCGGGCTCGAGCATCTCGACAAGGTGATCGACATCGATCAGTCGCCCATCGGCCGCACCCCAAGATCGAACCCGGCCACCTATACCGGCGCCTTCACCGCGATCCGCGACTGGTTCGCCGGCCTCCCCGAAGCGCAGGCGCGCGGCTACAAGCCCGGCCGCTTCAGCTTCAACGTCAAGGGCGGCCGCTGCGAAGCCTGCACGGGCGACGGCCTGCTCAAGATCGAGATGCACTTCCTCCCCGACGTCTATGTCACCTGCGACGTCTGCCACGGCCAGCGCTACAATCGCGAAACGCTGGAAGTGAAGTTCAAGGGCCTCAGCATCGCCGACGTGCTCGACATGACGGTCGAGGACGCAGTCGAGTTCTTCAAGGCCGTCCCGCCGATCCGCGACAAGATGGCGATGCTCGCCGAAGTCGGCCTGGGCTATGTGAAGGTCGGCCAGCAGGCCACCACGCTATCGGGCGGCGAAGCCCAGCGCGTGAAACTCGCCAAGGAACTGGCGCGCCGCGCCACCGGCAACACCCTTTACATCCTCGACGAACCCACCACCGGCCTCCACTTCGAAGACGTCCGCAAACTGCTCGAAGTCCTCCACGCGCTGGTCGAACAGGGCAACACCGTGGTGGTGATCGAGCACAATCTCGACGTGATCAAAACCGCCGATTGGGTGCTGGACCTCGGCCCGGAGGGCGGCGTGAAGGGCGGCGAGATCGTGGCGGAAGGCACGCCGGAAGCGGTGGCGAAGGAACCGCGGAGTTATACGGGGCGGTATTTGGCGCCGTTGTTGGGACGAGAAAAGTTGAAGAGGTAACCGATGCAGCTTACCTCCCTAAGACGGAGATTCACACGACCCTCGATTCTCAACGAAAGTCGATCTATCATCAATCATTGTTCGATGATGGCAGGGGGTGGATTTGTTTCTGGAGAAGCATTCTAGGTTTATTCGACACTACCGCTTCACGTTTACCGGTAGAAAGGCAAGGGCCCCTATCTTGCCCTTAATCGGGCATGCCGGCGTGTATTCCATATTCGATGCGCTCCAAAAGGCACTACGATCCAATAGGGCGCTGGATGTGAAAGATAATGGAGACATCATCGAACTCATGGAGATCGATGCGACGTCCGTCAGCGGTGCGTTGATTTTGCTTTTTCATCGAGCTAGCCCCAGAGCGGCAGATCCGATGTATCGGAAGAAAGCTAGGGCGGGGGTGACGCTTCGTACCGTGAATCGGAAACCTGACGAGGACCAATCAGTCTCTGCTCACTTAATTATAAAAAAATCTGCTCGATCGACTGGCGAGTATGACGCCGCCCTTGAAGAAATACCAGGTATGAGCATGGCGTCAGTCGGGACTGTAATACGTAAGGCCCTTACAGATTACGTCTATGATTTTGAAAATAAACGCGGCGAAGATGAAAATACTTATACAGTATTCAAATCTCGTGGCGTTAAATCTGAAACTGTTACAAACGCACTAAAAACTGGAAATTTTAAGTATGTAACTTTGGTTCGACCCGCGCGCGCCGATTTTGTCGATTCTGGAGATACCTTCCAACCTATCGACGAGAGAATGAAAATCCGAATCAAAGGCGAGATTGAAGCGAAAGATTGGATGGATCGGATCGGAGCCCTAGCGAAACGCGCAAGAGCCGCAGGATGGGACGATTTTCAAGTTGATATCGAAATGGATGACGATCGCAGCAAAACAGTGCAAATAGCCCGTGGAGAAGAAGCTAAAGAGATTATGTTTATTCGCGCTGAACAAATCTCTCTGAAAAATGAATTGCCGACATGCTCAGCAAAAATATCCGTAGAACTTTCTAAAAAATCCTTAGCTTACATATCATAGATATGTATTACTTATTTTTCTCTTTTAGGTATTTATCCCTACGAACGGAAAGTGGCCGCCTAGTAATTTGGCGTGACTTTTTGCCAGTATCGGTTCTATGCCTTGCCCTATCTCTCCCGTTTTGGTCGATAAAATACTCGGGGTTCTTCGAACCGGCGGGATTTCTTGGACGGGTAGGAAGTATCACCGGCAATCTGGCAGGTTTCTATATCGCCGGACTCGTCGCCGTTGCAGCCTTTGCAATGGAACGCGCCTCCTTGGATGATGTGATCAAGACAGGAAAGGTTTCTCCTGACCCAAGCTCCTCAGCAGATCGGCGATTTCTAACCCGACGAGAATACGTTTGCTATATATTCGGATATCTTACTTTTTGCTCTTTAGCATTTTCAATTCTATCAGTTTTGGCAACATCAATTGGTCAACCAATAGGCAAGTATATATACGGAACCACATGGCTCATTTTTGAACACGAAGTTAAAGTAAAATCGCTAGCGAGAGCAATTTCAATTTTCCTAATTATAGCACCGCTTGCGCATTTGCTAGTAACGACAGGATATGGATTATACTATCTCATCGAGAAAATTTACGAAAAGACTCCAAAATTAAAAAGCAAACCCGGCAGCGACGCTCGAATTACAAATTTAGATACGGGAATTGACTGAATTTTCTCCGATTACTTTATTTTCCTTATGATTTCTCAAATCAAATAATCTCATAGCCAGAGGTAGCCACCTCACTCAATTTCCTTTGAATCCCGCACCCCGCTCCCATACCCCTCAGGCGCCACCCGCACCGCGGCTGCCTTTTCGCGAGCCGACGGACTCCGGGCGACATCGCCCGCGCGGCGGTTCGCGAAGTGCTGGGCTGAGGCCCCCGGCCTCACACTGAAGCTGTCAAGCGTTGCCGGCGCGACGATCCATCTGCCCCGCAACGCCGGCCCTCCCCTCCCCCGATCCTCATGCCCGCCGGAACGCGCGGCACCGGCGCATCGCGCGCGCATCCGAGAGGCTGCGGCCACCGCGCGCCCGGCGCAGCAGCCGCCCGAAACCTCAAAGCGGCTCCCACACCCCCTGGTTGCAATACCCCGCCAGCAGCGGCTCGGAATATTCCGTCGTCTCGCCGACCAGCCAGGCGTGGGTCGTCACGCCCCAATAGGTGCAGTCGCTATAGTGGATGCCCACCACGCTCCCGTTCGGCGCGTCGTAATAATAGATATGGTAGATCGGCTCGCTCTGCGTAACCGAGAGCGCAGGTCCCGGCAGCGAGAGGAGGGATGCCGCGAACAGGATGACGGCAAGCTTGCGTCTGATCATGATCATAATCCCCATTTTCGCCGATCGTCACGAGTCGGCGGGATCAGGATAGGCACCCCTAGTGCTGGCCACCATCGGACCGGACCATATTGAAGCCAATTCTTCTTGGCCGATACTTCGCGTTCATTACATGCCGCCCGCCAGACACGCGGGCCCGCGCAGGGCCTCCGGAGGCCGCGCCCTTGAAATCCCGGACCGCAACCCCATATTCCCCATCAGGCGCCATCCACTCGCTGGCGGTTTCCCCCGGAAACCCGGTGCCTACGCAGTCCGATCGCTCTGCACCCGCCGCGCCTGAACAGCGCGGCTATTCGCATATTCGAACGGACCGCAGCCGGTATCGCCCCAGGCGAACCCGGCACCCAAACATCCACAACAAGGAACCCTAATTGACCTTTTTCGAAAACATCCACGAAACGCAGATTACCCGTAACTACCCCCAGCCGATCCCCGGCCGCGCCCCGCGCCGCCGCCTCTTCGCCACCGGCCGTTCCCCGGCCGCCATCGCCCGCGCGGCGGTCCGCGAAGTTCTCGGCTGAGCCAGACCGGCGTTGCCGGCGGCGCAAACCGCCGCCCCGCAACGCCCCACCTGCCTCTCCATCACGGCCACCTCGTTCACGTCCCCCCGCGGCGGCAATCGCCGCCTTAAGAACAAAGCAAGAACTTTCCGCTGTCCTACAGGGCGCGACTCCGCATATCCTCCCGCGCGAAAAACCGTGGGAGAGTGCATATGGCAAAGCCGCATCCGGTCATCAGCCCGGAAGAACATCGCAAGCAGCAGGAAGCCTATGCGCGCCTGTCCGCTTCCACAGACGCGGCCATCAGCGCCGCGCTCGATGTCTTCAAACGCAATGGCGATGACGACGAACTCGAACAGGCGATGAAGGAAGCCAGCGAGCGCGTCGATCCGCCGCGCGGCCGCTTGCCCGAAGGCATGCCGGACCTGTCCGGCCTCGCGCCGGAGGATCATCCGCGCCTGTCGGGAGAAGGCTGGACGGTGGAGAAGCAGCGCGCCTTTCTCGTCCACCTCTCCGAAACCGGCTGCGTCGGCGATGCCTGTGCTCCGGTCGGCCTGTCGCGCCAGTCGGCCTATAAGCTGCGCCGCCGCGCGCCCAATTCGCTGTTCTCGATCGGCTGGGACGTCGCGATCCATATGGCGCGGCAGGCGATGCTCGACGAAGCGACCGAACGCGCGATTCAGGGGCGCGAGGTGCCGGTCTGGTATCAAGGCCAGCAGGTCGGCACACGCATTCTCCACAACGACCGGCTGCTGATGTTCCTGCTCGCCTGCCGCCGCGACGCGCTTCACCCCGCGCTCGACGCGCGCGAGATGACGCATCTCTTCCCGACGATGCTGCGCATGGTCGATACCATCCTCCCCCCGGCCTTCACTGCCGAGCGGATCGCGGAGCTGACCGGCCATGACGGGGCAGCGAAGCCCTAGGATCGCGGACTTCGGCGCCGGCTGGTTTTTCGCGATCTTGGTGTCAACCGTGTCAACCGCGAAGGGGCCGCAACGCCCTTCCCCGTCGTGCGTTCTCCGCTGCACGCGGCGTCACTCCGGCGTCCGCACAGGAGCTACGGCATGGGCATCTTCGACAGCATCCGCGACGTGATTTTCGGCCATAGCCCGATCAATCCCGCGCCCGCGCCCGGTGCGGCCCCGGCGCCCGCGCCGGCCGCCGCGCCCTCGCCTGCGGCCCCCGCCGCCCCGGTCGATGTCGAGAATGTCCTGCTCGTCTTCGAGACGAAGCGCGGCAAGGCCGATCTCAACTGGCGCAGTTCGATCGTCGATCTGATGAAGCTGCTCGGCCTCGATTCCAGCCTGGAGAACCGCAAGGCGCTCGCCACCGAGCTCGGCTATACCGGCGCGAAGGACGGCTCGGCGGAAATGAACATCTGGCTCCACAAGGCCGTGATGCGCGAGCTGGAGAAGAGCGGCGGGACCGTACCGGCGGCGCTCAAGGATTAGGGGCCCGCGGCGCAAACTACGTAGAATTACGTTAATGCCGCGGATACCTGATCTTCAGCCTTTTGCAGCAGACCGGTCGCCTCGCTTCCGGAGGTCTCAATGCTGTCCCGTCTGCGCTCCCGCAAAAGCGAGGGCTTTGTCGAACCTTCCACACCCGGCGATCCCGGCGCCGAAACGCTTGCCTTCCTCCTGGCGCAGGGCCTGCCCACCACCCCGCGCTACTATGCGCTTGCCCATGCCTCGCTCGCCGATCGCTCCAGCATCGAGGCGCATTCGGTCGCCGAGGCGATGCACGCCACCGGCCGCCTCTCGCTCGAAGCCGCCGAAGCCATCCTCGCCCGGATCAGCCCCGCGCCGCCCGCCGCTGCCGAGCTGCAGGCCGCCGAGGAGCATGAACGCCTCCGCCATCAGACGCTCCACCTCGCCGATCTCGCCGCCACCGCGACGGCCGCCACCAACCAGTTCGGCCGCGATCTCTCCGCCGGGCTCAGCGATCTGGAAAGCGACGGCCGCTCGGTCCTCGCCCTTGTCTCGTCGATGGTCGAGCGCACCCGCAGCACCGAGCAGCAGCTTGCCGCTGCGGTCCAGCAGATCGAGCAGCTCCGCGACGAAGTCGCCGAGGCGCGCAACGATGCGATGCGCGACGAGCTGACCGGGCTGCTCAACCGCCGCGGCATCCTCGATCATCTCGCCGGCCTGGGTGGCCATGCCGTCCGCACCCTGGCCATCTGCGATATCGACAAGTTCAAGGCGATCAACGACGGCCACGGCCATGAAGTCGGCGATCGCGTGCTCAAGGTGGTAGCCGCCGCGCTGGCGCAGGGCTGCGCGCCGCATCTCGTCGGCCGCTGGGGCGGCGAGGAGTTCATCGTCCTGCTCGACGAACCCGATCCGGCCCGCGCGGCGGAGATCGTCGACGATGTCCGCGAAGAACTGTCGCGCCGCACGCTGCGCGTCCGCGAGACGGGCAAGTCACTGGGTACCGTAACTTTTTCCGCCGGTCTCTCCGCCTTCGCCGGCGCGCCGCTGGATCCCGCGCTGCGCATCGCCGACGCCTTGCTCTATCAGGCAAAATTGTCCGGCCGGAACAAGGTCCTGATCGAGCTGCCGCCCGCCGCGCGCGCCGCCTGATTTGCTATTCCGGGCCATCGCGCCCATATGACGGCAGCTACCAGTCGCATATCGACGGTCTTCGGCGCTTTGCGGCTCCCTCTTCCTTCTTTCCCTGCCCCTCGCAGCAACACGAGGGCTCCCGCATTCGGGGTCCCGACAAGAAAGAAGGAAAATCAAATGGCTATCACTGGCACCGTCAAGTTCTTCAACGCCGACAAGGGCTATGGCTTCATCTCGCCGGAGACCGGTGGGCAGGACGCGTTCGTGCACATCACGGCCGTCGAGCGCGCCGGCATGGCGACGCTGAACCAGAACCAGCGCGTCACCTATGAGCTCGAGGAAGACCGTCGCGGCAAGATGGCCGCGGTCAACCTTCAGGCGGCTGACTAACGCTATCCGGTAGCGCGCGCTCCATTGCGGGCGCGCGCCGCCACTTCAGGAGATCGCGGCCGATGGCCAGCAACACCCTCACCTATCGCGATCATGCCGCGAAGGCCCGCGCCGACGCGGACGAAGCCACGCTCGACAATGTCCGCGAACGCTGCCTCCGCGCCGAAGCCGCATGGCTCGACATGGCCGAGCGCCAGGAGCGCGTCGACGCTGCCCGCGCCGTCCGTGAAGCGCCCAAGACGCCCCAGCTCGTGACCGAGGCCGGGTAGATCGAGCATCCGTTCGTCCTTGCCGCTGCGCTGATCGCCCTTGCCGGTCTCGGCGCTCTTGTGACCCTTGCCACGATCCGCCTCCGCCGCCGCAGCGATCACGCGCTGCGTGACGGCAGCCGGCCGATCCGCCGCGCCGATGCCTGGCTCTGGCGCGGCCGCTAAGGGGGAACACCCCGACGTCCGGCCCGTTGATGAAGCATCCCTTCGCAACAACGGAGCCTCCCAATGGCCACAGCAAAACCCGCCAGTTCCGCAAAACCGCGCACCGCCAAACCCACCAGGAAGCGCACCGCCGCGCGCAAGGCAGCTCCGGCACCCGCCGCTCGTACCGCTTCGAAAGCGCTCGGCATTTTCTCGCTCGGCGCCGCGGCAGTGGCGATCGGTGCCGCAATCTACGGTGTCGCTCGCCAGATACTGACGCCGTCCGAAGGCCATGCCGCCCCCGATCTCGCGCTCGACCAGCCGCGTCCTGGCGCGGACGATCGCGCTCCGGCGGCATTCCGGCCCGATCCCACCGCGCCCGTATCGGTCGCCGAACGCGAGAGCCTGCGCCCGGCCACCGGCCCGGTTCCCACGTTGGTCCGCGACGAAGGCGTCCTGCCCGACACGGTTCATTAAGCTCCGCACGCAACCAACCGCGCCGTCACGCATTCCGCCTCTATCCCAAAGGCTTCAGGAGAGAGACGATGCGTATCTTGACCCTCGGCGCGGTCGCTGCGGCTGCGCTGGCGACGACTGCGTGCAGCTATGACGACGGCCGCCCCGGCTATGCCGGTCGCGGCTATTCCAGCTACGACTGGAACCGGCCGGACCCCGCATATGGCGGCTATCATGCCGATCGCTATTATCGCGAGGACAACAACCGCTATCGCGAACGCCGCCTCAGCCGCAACGATCGCGTCTATCGCGGACAGGACGGCCGCTATTATTGCCGCCGGTCGGACGGCACCACCGGCCTGATCGTCGGCGGTATCGCTGGCGGACTGCTTGGCGCGGCCATCGCTCCGGGCGGTTCCGAGACGCTGGGCGCGTTGCTCGGCGCAGCAGGCGGTGCGGCGCTCGGCGCGTCCGTCGAGCGTGGCGAGGCCCGCTGCCGGTAAGGCTCGGCCGCTAATACCTTAGGATGCCTTCCGCTGGGGCGTCGCCGTTCCTAGATCGGGGGCCCCCAGCAGGAGGTTTCAATGACGACGCGCACCGCGACTGCCCGCTACGACGGCTTCGGCAAAGAAGGCAAAGGCCATATCACCACTCAGTCCGGGGTGATGACCGACCAATATTACGGCTTCAACACCCGGTTCGAGGACGGCAAGGGCACCAACCCCGAAGAACTGATCGCCGCGGCCCATGCCGGCTGCTTCACGATGGCCCTCAGCTTCGCGCTCGCCCGCGCCGGTTTCTCCGAAGGGTCGCTGGAGACGAAGGCCGCGGTCAAGCTGGAGCAGGACGGCGAAGGCGGGTTCACCATCACCCGCTCCGATCTCACGCTCAACGCCAGCGTTCCCGGTCTCTCGCAGGGACAGTTTCAGGCACTGGCCGACGGTGCGCACGCAAATTGCCCGGTCTCGAAACTGCTCAAGG harbors:
- the uvrA gene encoding excinuclease ABC subunit UvrA, encoding MSLTHISVRGAREHNLKGVDIDIPRDTLTVITGLSGSGKSSLAFDTIYAEGQRRYVESLSAYARQFLEMMQKPDVDHIEGLSPAISIEQKTTSRNPRSTVATVTEIYDYMRLLWARVGIPYSPATGLPIAAQTVSQMVDRVLALPEGTRLLLLAPVVRGRKGEYRKELAEWQKAGFTRVRIDGETMLIEDAPALDKKFKHDIEVVVDRLVVRDDIATRLAESFEQALKLADGLAYVDLVDTTVAELAGNRVKEAPQAFAAEGGMKGAGIPDNRIVFSEKFACPVSGFTIAEIEPRLFSFNAPQGACPACDGLGEKLVFDEDLVVPNHDLTIKKGAIVPWAKSQPPSPYYMQVLGSLAREFGFSLDTPWKDLPGEVQLIVLHGTGGKPVTLTFVDGKKSYDVRKPFEGVIGNLNRRMLSTESAWMREELAKYQASHPCETCDGARLKPEALAVKVAMRDISSVTRLSVVDALAWFATLPDQLTPQSREIARAILKEIDERLGFLNNVGLDYLNLDRTSGTLSGGESQRIRLASQIGSGLSGVLYVLDEPSIGLHQRDNDMLLATLRRLRDLGNTVLVVEHDEDAIRTADYVIDMGPGAGVHGGEIVAHGSFEQVLATQGSVTADYLNGTRRIEVPAKRRKGTARKLTVHNATANNLTGVTASIPLGTFTCITGVSGSGKSSFTIDTLYAAAARQLNGARVLAGKHDKITGLEHLDKVIDIDQSPIGRTPRSNPATYTGAFTAIRDWFAGLPEAQARGYKPGRFSFNVKGGRCEACTGDGLLKIEMHFLPDVYVTCDVCHGQRYNRETLEVKFKGLSIADVLDMTVEDAVEFFKAVPPIRDKMAMLAEVGLGYVKVGQQATTLSGGEAQRVKLAKELARRATGNTLYILDEPTTGLHFEDVRKLLEVLHALVEQGNTVVVIEHNLDVIKTADWVLDLGPEGGVKGGEIVAEGTPEAVAKEPRSYTGRYLAPLLGREKLKR
- a CDS encoding DUF3597 domain-containing protein is translated as MGIFDSIRDVIFGHSPINPAPAPGAAPAPAPAAAPSPAAPAAPVDVENVLLVFETKRGKADLNWRSSIVDLMKLLGLDSSLENRKALATELGYTGAKDGSAEMNIWLHKAVMRELEKSGGTVPAALKD
- a CDS encoding GGDEF domain-containing protein, which translates into the protein MLSRLRSRKSEGFVEPSTPGDPGAETLAFLLAQGLPTTPRYYALAHASLADRSSIEAHSVAEAMHATGRLSLEAAEAILARISPAPPAAAELQAAEEHERLRHQTLHLADLAATATAATNQFGRDLSAGLSDLESDGRSVLALVSSMVERTRSTEQQLAAAVQQIEQLRDEVAEARNDAMRDELTGLLNRRGILDHLAGLGGHAVRTLAICDIDKFKAINDGHGHEVGDRVLKVVAAALAQGCAPHLVGRWGGEEFIVLLDEPDPARAAEIVDDVREELSRRTLRVRETGKSLGTVTFSAGLSAFAGAPLDPALRIADALLYQAKLSGRNKVLIELPPAARAA
- a CDS encoding cold-shock protein; translation: MAITGTVKFFNADKGYGFISPETGGQDAFVHITAVERAGMATLNQNQRVTYELEEDRRGKMAAVNLQAAD
- a CDS encoding OsmC family protein, which translates into the protein MTTRTATARYDGFGKEGKGHITTQSGVMTDQYYGFNTRFEDGKGTNPEELIAAAHAGCFTMALSFALARAGFSEGSLETKAAVKLEQDGEGGFTITRSDLTLNASVPGLSQGQFQALADGAHANCPVSKLLKAESNLDATLG